One genomic window of Cannabis sativa cultivar Pink pepper isolate KNU-18-1 chromosome 2, ASM2916894v1, whole genome shotgun sequence includes the following:
- the LOC115721341 gene encoding putative pentatricopeptide repeat-containing protein At1g56570 isoform X1 produces the protein MSTKKLIMSKAHFHSIPHMVRSSLQNPITQPNTPFLPKAPSILATNLMKSYLDQGLVKDARLVFDEMPHRDVVAWTAMVEGYTSCNHHTQSWVLFSEMVKNEVTPNAFTFTSVFKACKGMKSLSCGALVHGLAIKLGMEGSIYVENAVMDMYATCCATMDDACQVFRDLCVKNAVSWTTLITGFTHRGDGYMGLRVFQQMLQQEDAELNPFSFSIAVRACASIGSRTSGRQIQAAVIKCGFESNLAVMNSILDMYCRFTCLPEANQCFLEMSEKNLITWNTLIAGYQRIDSSECLYLFSQMESQGFSPNCFTFSSVAAGCADLAVLACGQQVHGGIFRRGFNQNLEVTNALIDMYAKCGNIADSRKVFDEMCDKNLVSWTSMMIGYGSHGFGKEAVELFDEMVTSGIRPDQIVFMAVLSACSHAGLVEEGLRYFHTMTSDYNVTPDQEIYGCVVDLLGRSGRVAEAYELIQNMPIKPNESVWGALLGACKAHKLPHLGKLAATEILDLKPNTVEAYVLLSIIYAADGKWREYAKTMNLIRGMGNKKEAGRSWIEVRNQVYSFVVGDKIGSHTKRVYAILELLIQQMRETEYEPNLDCLIHDLQDGT, from the exons ATGAGCACTAAAAAACTCATAATGTCCAAAGCTCATTTCCATTCAATCCCACACATGGTTCGAAGCTCCTTACAAAACCCCATAACCCAACCAAACACACCCTTCTTGCCCAAAGCACCATCAATCTTGGCCACCAATCTAATGAAATCCTACTTAGACCAAGGCTTGGTCAAAGATGCACGCTTGGTGTTCGATGAAATGCCTCACAGAGACGTGGTTGCATGGACTGCCATGGTGGAAGGCTACACTTCTTGCAATCACCATACCCAATCATGGGTTTTGTTTTCTGAGATGGTAAAGAATGAAGTCACCCCAAATGCTTTTACTTTCACCAGTGTTTTCAAAGCTTGTAAGGGAATGAAGTCTCTTTCATGTGGGGCTTTAGTGCATGGTTTGGCTATTAAGCTTGGTATGGAAGGAAGCATTTACGTGGAAAATGCAGTCATGGATATGTATGCTACTTGTTGTGCTACCATGGACGATGCGTGTCAGGTTTTTCGGGATTTATGTGTGAAAAATGCTGTTTCCTGGACTACTTTGATCACTGGTTTCACTCACAGAGGTGATGGTTATATGGGGCTTCGAGTTTTCCAGCAAATGCTACAG CAGGAGGATGCAGAACTGAACCCCTTTAGCTTTTCAATTGCAGTTAGAGCTTGCGCTTCGATTGGCTCGCGTACTTCTGGGAGGCAAATACAGGCGGCCGTGATCAAATGTGGGTTTGAATCCAATCTTGCTGTGATGAACTCAATACTAGATATGTATTGTAGGTTTACTTGTTTGCCAGAGGCTAACCAATGCTTTCTTGAAATGAGTGAAAAGAATTTGATTACTTGGAACACTTTGATTGCCGGATATCAAAGAATAGATTCAAGTGAATGTCTATATTTGTTTTCACAGATGGAATCACAAGGCTTTAGTCCAAATTGCTTCACATTTAGCAGTGTAGCAGCTGGTTGTGCCGACTTAGCTGTTTTGGCCTGTGGACAACAGGTTCATGGTGGGATTTTTCGGCGAGGTTTTAACCAGAATCTGGAAGTAACTAATGCCCTTATTGACATGTATGCGAAATGTGGAAACATAGCTGACTCGCGCAAAGTTTTTGACGAAATGTGTGATAAGAATTTAGTCTCCTGGACTTCCATGATGATTGGATATGGATCCCATGGATTTGGAAAAGAAGCTGTTGAATTGTTTGATGAGATGGTAACATCAGGAATTAGACCTGATCAAATAGTGTTTATGGCAGTTTTGAGTGCCTGTAGTCATGCTGGCCTTGTTGAAGAAGGCTTGAGGTATTTCCATACAATGACAAGTGATTATAATGTTACTCCAGATCAGGAGATTTATGGATGTGTGGTTGATTTGCTTGGCCGTTCTGGCCGAGTTGCTGAGGCTTAtgaattaattcaaaatatgcCTATAAAGCCTAATGAGTCTGTCTGGGGTGCTCTTCTTGGAGCTTGTAAAGCACACAAGCTTCCACATTTGGGAAAATTGGCTGCTACCGAAATATTGGATTTGAAGCCAAATACGGTGGAGGCCTATGTGTTGCTATCGATAATTTACGCTGCTGATGGTAAGTGGAGGGAATATGCAAAGACAATGAACTTGATTAGAGGTATGGGGAACAAGAAAGAAGCAGGGAGGAGTTGGATTGAGGTAAGAAACCAGGTGTATAGTTTTGTTGTTGGAGATAAAATAGGGTCTCATACAAAGAGGGTGTATGCAATTTTGGAATTGTTGATTCAACAGATGAGAGAGACAGAGTATGAACCCAATTTAGATTGCTTAATACATGACCTACAAGATGGAACTTGA
- the LOC115721341 gene encoding putative pentatricopeptide repeat-containing protein At1g56570 isoform X2 → MSTKKLIMSKAHFHSIPHMVRSSLQNPITQPNTPFLPKAPSILATNLMKSYLDQGLVKDARLVFDEMPHRDVVAWTAMVEGYTSCNHHTQSWVLFSEMVKNEVTPNAFTFTSVFKACKGMKSLSCGALVHGLAIKLGMEGSIYVENAVMDMYATCCATMDDACQVFRDLCVKNAVSWTTLITGFTHRGDGYMGLRVFQQMLQEDAELNPFSFSIAVRACASIGSRTSGRQIQAAVIKCGFESNLAVMNSILDMYCRFTCLPEANQCFLEMSEKNLITWNTLIAGYQRIDSSECLYLFSQMESQGFSPNCFTFSSVAAGCADLAVLACGQQVHGGIFRRGFNQNLEVTNALIDMYAKCGNIADSRKVFDEMCDKNLVSWTSMMIGYGSHGFGKEAVELFDEMVTSGIRPDQIVFMAVLSACSHAGLVEEGLRYFHTMTSDYNVTPDQEIYGCVVDLLGRSGRVAEAYELIQNMPIKPNESVWGALLGACKAHKLPHLGKLAATEILDLKPNTVEAYVLLSIIYAADGKWREYAKTMNLIRGMGNKKEAGRSWIEVRNQVYSFVVGDKIGSHTKRVYAILELLIQQMRETEYEPNLDCLIHDLQDGT, encoded by the exons ATGAGCACTAAAAAACTCATAATGTCCAAAGCTCATTTCCATTCAATCCCACACATGGTTCGAAGCTCCTTACAAAACCCCATAACCCAACCAAACACACCCTTCTTGCCCAAAGCACCATCAATCTTGGCCACCAATCTAATGAAATCCTACTTAGACCAAGGCTTGGTCAAAGATGCACGCTTGGTGTTCGATGAAATGCCTCACAGAGACGTGGTTGCATGGACTGCCATGGTGGAAGGCTACACTTCTTGCAATCACCATACCCAATCATGGGTTTTGTTTTCTGAGATGGTAAAGAATGAAGTCACCCCAAATGCTTTTACTTTCACCAGTGTTTTCAAAGCTTGTAAGGGAATGAAGTCTCTTTCATGTGGGGCTTTAGTGCATGGTTTGGCTATTAAGCTTGGTATGGAAGGAAGCATTTACGTGGAAAATGCAGTCATGGATATGTATGCTACTTGTTGTGCTACCATGGACGATGCGTGTCAGGTTTTTCGGGATTTATGTGTGAAAAATGCTGTTTCCTGGACTACTTTGATCACTGGTTTCACTCACAGAGGTGATGGTTATATGGGGCTTCGAGTTTTCCAGCAAATGCTACAG GAGGATGCAGAACTGAACCCCTTTAGCTTTTCAATTGCAGTTAGAGCTTGCGCTTCGATTGGCTCGCGTACTTCTGGGAGGCAAATACAGGCGGCCGTGATCAAATGTGGGTTTGAATCCAATCTTGCTGTGATGAACTCAATACTAGATATGTATTGTAGGTTTACTTGTTTGCCAGAGGCTAACCAATGCTTTCTTGAAATGAGTGAAAAGAATTTGATTACTTGGAACACTTTGATTGCCGGATATCAAAGAATAGATTCAAGTGAATGTCTATATTTGTTTTCACAGATGGAATCACAAGGCTTTAGTCCAAATTGCTTCACATTTAGCAGTGTAGCAGCTGGTTGTGCCGACTTAGCTGTTTTGGCCTGTGGACAACAGGTTCATGGTGGGATTTTTCGGCGAGGTTTTAACCAGAATCTGGAAGTAACTAATGCCCTTATTGACATGTATGCGAAATGTGGAAACATAGCTGACTCGCGCAAAGTTTTTGACGAAATGTGTGATAAGAATTTAGTCTCCTGGACTTCCATGATGATTGGATATGGATCCCATGGATTTGGAAAAGAAGCTGTTGAATTGTTTGATGAGATGGTAACATCAGGAATTAGACCTGATCAAATAGTGTTTATGGCAGTTTTGAGTGCCTGTAGTCATGCTGGCCTTGTTGAAGAAGGCTTGAGGTATTTCCATACAATGACAAGTGATTATAATGTTACTCCAGATCAGGAGATTTATGGATGTGTGGTTGATTTGCTTGGCCGTTCTGGCCGAGTTGCTGAGGCTTAtgaattaattcaaaatatgcCTATAAAGCCTAATGAGTCTGTCTGGGGTGCTCTTCTTGGAGCTTGTAAAGCACACAAGCTTCCACATTTGGGAAAATTGGCTGCTACCGAAATATTGGATTTGAAGCCAAATACGGTGGAGGCCTATGTGTTGCTATCGATAATTTACGCTGCTGATGGTAAGTGGAGGGAATATGCAAAGACAATGAACTTGATTAGAGGTATGGGGAACAAGAAAGAAGCAGGGAGGAGTTGGATTGAGGTAAGAAACCAGGTGTATAGTTTTGTTGTTGGAGATAAAATAGGGTCTCATACAAAGAGGGTGTATGCAATTTTGGAATTGTTGATTCAACAGATGAGAGAGACAGAGTATGAACCCAATTTAGATTGCTTAATACATGACCTACAAGATGGAACTTGA